In Microbacterium enclense, the DNA window CGGCGAGGTCGATCGGCGAGACCAACCGACCGGTCAGCACGGCGGCGGCCGCGGCAGCATCGACGACGGCGGCGTTCACCGTCTTCTCCACGGCATCCGACATCGCGGCGCTCAACGGGGTCCCGGCGGATGCCGCGAGGTCGCCGGCGCGCCGCGCCAAGGCTGCCACCACCTGACGCCGCTGCTTGCCGAGGCGTGTGAGCTCCTCGGCATCCAGATCCTCCTGGGCCTCGCGCAGCGCGGCCGAGAGCTCGAGCGCCTCGCCGAGCTGCCCGTCGTGGAGGAGGAGGTTGACGGCCCACGCGGCGGCGGTGTGCTTGCGCAGCCGCGCGATGCGCCGGCCGAGGTCTCCCCCGGCCTCTCCGGCGCGCGCGTTCCGCTGCGCCGTGAAGGTCGCGGGCGGATGCCGGTAGAGCTCGGCGGCGACCTCGTCGAGGCGGGCATCGTCGGCGCTCATGGATCCATTGTGGCGCGAGGAGGACGCCGCGGGACCCGTCCCTCGCGCGTCACCCCGGCGAGGCGATGTCGCTGACGTCTGTTCCTGTCCCGATCACACGATTCGTGAACGGACTCGAACGACAGGGCCTACACCCCGCCCTGGACGTCGCGGTCCACGGTGGTGTCGATCGCCAGCAGGCCGAGCAGGTAGCGCTCGAACGCGGCGGCGTCGACGCTCTCGATCACCGTGGCGTTGGCGTCGAGACCATGGACGCCCCACGACATGGCCGAGTACCCCCGGGTGAGCTCGGAAGCCGTCTCGATCTGCACGTTGTAGCGAGCCGACGCGAGGACGAGCTCGGGGTGCAGGAGGACGGCCGCCGACAGCGAATCCGGGTGGGTGGCTCCCGGCAGGCCCACCGACTCGTCGAAATCCAGGGTGGCCTGGTTGACCCGGTGGAAGAAGCGTGCGAGGGGCGTGTCGATCTCCGCGATCCGCGCGTACGTCTCGCGGTCGAACACCGCATCGCGCACGGTGAGCGGCGCCCACGGGACGACGGTGATGTCGAATCCCGCCCCGAACACGATGCGCGCGGCCTCGGGGTCGACGTAGAAGTTGTACTCCGCGGCGGCCGTGATGTTGCCGCGCGCGTTGTTGGATCCGCCCATGATCACCAGGGACCGCACGCGGGTCGCGAACGAGGGATCGGTGAGCACGGCGAGCGCGATGTTGGTGAGGGGGCCGATCGCGACGACGTCGACCTCGCCGGGGTGCGCCGCCGTGAGGCGGAGGAGCGCGTCGACGGCGTGCTCGGGCGACGGCTCGCAGTCGGCGACGTCCATCGTCAACCCGCCGGCGCCGTCGCCGTGGACCTCCTCGG includes these proteins:
- a CDS encoding nucleoside hydrolase: MRSPHLIIDTDTAADDCVALLIGLLDPEATLEAITMVAGNIGFDQQVRNAFLTLNVAGRLGQVPVHLGATRPMMREWVSAEEVHGDGAGGLTMDVADCEPSPEHAVDALLRLTAAHPGEVDVVAIGPLTNIALAVLTDPSFATRVRSLVIMGGSNNARGNITAAAEYNFYVDPEAARIVFGAGFDITVVPWAPLTVRDAVFDRETYARIAEIDTPLARFFHRVNQATLDFDESVGLPGATHPDSLSAAVLLHPELVLASARYNVQIETASELTRGYSAMSWGVHGLDANATVIESVDAAAFERYLLGLLAIDTTVDRDVQGGV
- a CDS encoding transposase, with protein sequence MSADDARLDEVAAELYRHPPATFTAQRNARAGEAGGDLGRRIARLRKHTAAAWAVNLLLHDGQLGEALELSAALREAQEDLDAEELTRLGKQRRQVVAALARRAGDLAASAGTPLSAAMSDAVEKTVNAAVVDAAAAAAVLTGRLVSPIDLADLDGDALGSAVAGSLPEAVPSAAPRDDLAARRARKAAERAVREAERARLEAEREAGAAEKRLATARERADRAHERVEGLRAELARAEAEAGEADRAVEEREREKQDAVAATRSAQRTVDRAEAARTEGTTA